A single genomic interval of Mucilaginibacter boryungensis harbors:
- a CDS encoding SusC/RagA family TonB-linked outer membrane protein — translation MLTISAFCISRSIIKPIQSMIMQIYTNQKSTNYIRYFFKWDTQSIYRIRILCMLICCVGILRTANATTFGTPKIKDNTSSINKLPPFVLSGIVVDEKDEPLPGASVKIKGTTKGVVTDVYGKFLIEVPSENDSLVVSFVTFKTKTVHIGNVKNIKVSLDPDIKGRTLNETVVTAFGSTQKKTSLTAAITTVKVSDLQKSPVPSLSNALGGKVTGVITRQVSGSPGADGANIYIRGVATSSSTNPLILIDGVERDINTINVEEIESFTVLKDASSTAVYGIRGANGVILITTKRGVAGTPKVTLRTETAIDQSLRLPNYINAFEYATLVNEARFNSGLAPQYTASDLQKYQDHSDPYLHPDVDWVDATLKKSTMQSVNNLNIRGGNETFKYYSNVGYTVQQGIFKEDPDVSYSSNTSYKRYNFRNNVDVSLSKTFSVALNVGGNVATANYPGYNLGNFQNFTGNQYLIFEFLNLTPNNAFPLKNPNGTNPGISGTLNESPYVKVTQKGYQRVFRSNVQTSLEPKWDLSKLVTPGLTARGLFAYDFRSSTTNTRSRTAGTFQYTGKDANGVDQYKTINTETALGYDAPSSIADRNLQLELTLDYNRTFGKHAVTGLVVARRIERVDMTAGSSIQNLPFRQEGYATRLTYGYDNRYLIEGNLGYTGSENFAPGKKFGFFPAGSVGWLISNEKFWNPAIINSFKIRGSYGLSGNDQIGGDRFLFQTTINKAAGNYSFGESPTTQGGAFSEARIGNEAITWEVARKLDIGTDISILNGKIDLTIDLFKEHRTNILLQRQQIPLASGYPSSIIPYANLGIIDNKGFEVSLDLRNQTKSGFYYAFSSRFTFSRNIWVEDDKPYKALAYQNSRGNSLNESYGYIALGLFQNQNEINNSPSQTALKPNTAPGDVKYQDLNGDGKITTDDQTFIGYGRTPEIMFGFGPSFAYKGFDLSAWFTGAAHTNMDLGASDASTKSRAFWAFYDQGFNVLRGYYDNHWVPGADNTNAKYPAVTSTQRHSNNYVTSTLWLRNGDYLRLSTAEIGYTLPKSIIQKLHINKLRLFVNGQNLAIWDHIKIINPEDNNTNENYPLTRNINFGALIGF, via the coding sequence GTGTTAACTATCAGCGCATTTTGTATTTCAAGATCAATTATTAAACCTATACAATCAATGATTATGCAAATTTATACTAACCAAAAGAGCACAAATTATATTCGTTACTTTTTTAAATGGGATACTCAATCCATCTACCGTATCCGAATTTTGTGTATGCTAATATGTTGTGTTGGCATATTGCGTACCGCAAATGCAACAACCTTTGGCACGCCTAAAATAAAAGACAATACCTCATCAATAAATAAATTACCCCCATTTGTATTATCGGGTATAGTAGTTGACGAGAAAGATGAACCATTGCCTGGGGCATCCGTAAAGATAAAAGGTACTACCAAAGGTGTTGTGACAGATGTTTATGGAAAATTCTTAATAGAAGTACCCAGCGAAAATGACTCATTGGTAGTTTCGTTTGTTACTTTCAAAACCAAAACCGTACATATAGGCAATGTTAAAAATATTAAAGTAAGTTTAGATCCGGATATTAAAGGCAGGACTTTAAATGAAACGGTTGTAACAGCCTTTGGCAGTACACAGAAAAAAACATCATTAACTGCCGCAATAACTACGGTTAAAGTTAGTGATCTGCAAAAATCACCTGTTCCCTCATTATCAAATGCACTTGGGGGTAAAGTGACTGGTGTTATTACGAGGCAGGTATCAGGAAGCCCGGGCGCCGATGGTGCAAACATATACATCCGCGGTGTTGCTACATCTTCTTCTACTAACCCGCTTATTTTGATTGATGGGGTTGAACGGGATATCAACACCATCAATGTGGAAGAAATTGAAAGTTTTACCGTATTAAAGGATGCGTCTTCTACAGCTGTTTATGGCATCAGGGGGGCGAATGGGGTAATTCTGATTACGACAAAAAGAGGGGTTGCAGGAACGCCGAAAGTGACTTTAAGAACAGAAACGGCTATAGATCAGTCGCTGCGCTTACCGAACTATATTAATGCTTTTGAATATGCCACATTAGTTAACGAAGCAAGATTTAATAGTGGTTTGGCCCCTCAATATACCGCATCCGACCTGCAAAAATATCAAGATCATTCAGACCCCTATCTCCATCCGGATGTTGATTGGGTGGACGCTACGTTGAAAAAATCAACCATGCAGTCAGTAAATAACCTGAATATCAGGGGAGGGAATGAAACATTTAAATATTATAGCAACGTTGGGTATACTGTTCAACAGGGTATTTTTAAGGAAGATCCTGATGTGTCTTATTCAAGTAATACAAGTTATAAAAGATACAATTTTCGTAACAATGTTGATGTTAGTTTAAGTAAAACCTTTTCTGTAGCACTAAATGTGGGTGGAAATGTAGCTACAGCCAACTATCCAGGATATAATTTGGGTAATTTCCAAAATTTCACTGGCAACCAATACCTTATTTTCGAGTTTTTAAATCTTACACCTAATAATGCTTTCCCTTTAAAAAATCCAAACGGCACCAATCCTGGGATATCGGGTACATTAAATGAAAGCCCATATGTTAAAGTAACACAAAAAGGATACCAGAGAGTATTTAGAAGCAATGTTCAAACATCATTGGAGCCAAAATGGGATTTATCTAAATTAGTTACCCCAGGTTTAACAGCCAGAGGGCTGTTTGCTTATGATTTTAGATCGTCTACCACCAATACCAGAAGTAGAACTGCTGGTACCTTCCAATATACAGGTAAAGATGCCAATGGTGTAGACCAATACAAAACAATCAATACTGAAACAGCTTTAGGCTATGATGCGCCTTCAAGCATTGCAGACCGTAACCTCCAATTGGAATTAACGTTGGATTACAATCGTACGTTTGGTAAACATGCCGTCACCGGTTTAGTTGTGGCCCGCAGAATAGAAAGGGTGGATATGACCGCGGGATCTTCCATTCAAAACTTACCCTTCAGACAGGAAGGATATGCTACACGTTTAACTTATGGCTATGATAACAGGTATTTGATTGAAGGCAATCTGGGCTACACGGGTTCTGAAAACTTTGCCCCCGGAAAAAAATTCGGTTTTTTTCCGGCTGGTTCTGTGGGATGGCTCATATCAAATGAGAAGTTTTGGAATCCGGCGATCATAAATTCTTTCAAAATCAGAGGATCGTACGGTTTATCGGGTAATGATCAAATCGGCGGTGATCGATTCCTGTTTCAGACTACCATCAACAAAGCCGCAGGCAATTATAGCTTTGGGGAAAGTCCAACGACACAAGGTGGGGCATTTTCAGAAGCGAGGATCGGAAATGAAGCCATCACCTGGGAGGTTGCCAGAAAGTTAGACATAGGTACAGATATTAGTATATTAAATGGAAAAATAGACTTAACTATTGACTTATTTAAAGAACACCGCACTAACATTTTATTACAGAGGCAGCAAATTCCTCTTGCTTCAGGTTATCCCAGTTCTATCATTCCATACGCAAATTTGGGTATAATTGATAATAAAGGCTTTGAGGTTAGTCTGGATCTTCGTAACCAAACTAAAAGTGGGTTTTATTACGCGTTTAGCAGTAGGTTTACATTTTCAAGAAATATATGGGTAGAGGATGATAAGCCTTATAAAGCACTCGCATACCAAAATTCAAGAGGGAATTCCCTGAATGAAAGCTATGGTTATATAGCGTTGGGCTTATTCCAAAATCAAAATGAGATCAATAATAGTCCATCCCAAACTGCTTTGAAGCCTAATACCGCACCCGGGGATGTTAAATATCAAGACTTAAACGGCGACGGAAAAATTACAACTGATGATCAAACCTTTATTGGTTACGGCCGGACTCCAGAAATAATGTTTGGTTTTGGCCCTTCATTTGCCTATAAAGGATTTGATTTAAGTGCCTGGTTTACTGGTGCTGCACATACCAATATGGATTTGGGCGCTAGTGATGCTTCTACAAAAAGCCGCGCATTCTGGGCATTTTATGATCAGGGATTTAATGTTTTACGTGGTTATTATGACAATCACTGGGTGCCTGGCGCTGATAATACTAACGCCAAATATCCGGCTGTTACAAGTACCCAACGTCATTCAAATAATTATGTTACCAGCACTTTATGGTTAAGGAATGGCGATTATTTACGCCTATCAACTGCGGAAATTGGTTATACATTACCTAAAAGCATTATTCAGAAATTACATATAAATAAATTACGCTTATTTGTAAACGGTCAAAATTTGGCTATTTGGGATCATATTAAAATTATTAATCCTGAAGATAATAACACCAATGAGAATTATCCGTTAACACGCAACATCAACTTTGGCGCTTTAATAGGCTTTTAA
- a CDS encoding LacI family DNA-binding transcriptional regulator, with protein MKKNYTSQDVAEVAGVSQSTVSRVFAGNTNVSDKKRKKILEVAEQLDYKPNAQARSLITRKTMMVGIIMRNMRDPFYSAVLEIFHTRLSPLGYQLIFINSENEEIQESEIAKLLEYNVEGVIVTDALLSPAAAKKLKRYDIVSILFNRYTENLDSSAVYCDNYLAAKQIATYLVEQGHKSFAFISGPAHTSTTIDRLKGFKEVLNERNITDLIIESGTYTYESGFKAAQELVMRNKNIDCIFCGSDIIALGVMDAVRLVGLKIPEDISVVGFDNIRMLGWVPYPLTTWEQPLEDMVTSTVDLLIKEINDKNAKPQVIVMKGHLVIRNTVKTKS; from the coding sequence TTGAAAAAGAATTATACATCACAAGATGTTGCGGAAGTTGCGGGTGTTTCGCAATCAACCGTTTCCAGGGTTTTTGCCGGTAACACAAATGTGTCTGATAAAAAACGCAAAAAGATATTGGAAGTGGCAGAGCAACTGGACTACAAACCTAATGCACAAGCCAGAAGTCTGATTACGCGGAAAACCATGATGGTGGGAATCATTATGCGTAATATGCGCGACCCTTTTTATTCTGCTGTTCTCGAAATATTTCACACCCGTTTATCACCATTAGGCTATCAGCTAATTTTTATCAATTCAGAAAATGAAGAGATCCAGGAATCTGAAATAGCTAAGCTATTGGAATATAATGTTGAAGGGGTAATTGTCACAGATGCGCTGTTATCCCCAGCAGCTGCAAAAAAGCTAAAGCGGTATGATATTGTTTCTATATTATTTAACCGTTACACAGAGAACTTGGACAGTAGCGCAGTTTATTGTGATAACTATCTTGCTGCAAAGCAAATTGCTACTTATTTGGTTGAACAGGGGCACAAATCGTTTGCTTTTATTTCAGGTCCGGCACACACGTCTACCACAATTGACCGGTTGAAGGGATTTAAAGAGGTTTTAAATGAGCGTAACATAACCGACTTGATTATAGAATCGGGTACTTATACTTATGAGAGTGGATTTAAAGCTGCACAGGAACTGGTTATGCGCAATAAAAACATTGATTGCATTTTTTGCGGGAGCGATATTATTGCATTGGGTGTTATGGATGCTGTAAGACTGGTGGGGCTAAAAATACCGGAAGATATATCTGTAGTAGGTTTTGATAATATCAGGATGTTAGGATGGGTGCCTTACCCGCTTACTACGTGGGAGCAACCACTGGAAGATATGGTTACTAGTACAGTTGATTTGCTTATAAAAGAAATTAATGATAAAAACGCTAAACCACAAGTAATAGTTATGAAGGGGCATTTAGTTATCAGAAACACCGTAAAAACTAAATCATAG
- a CDS encoding RagB/SusD family nutrient uptake outer membrane protein, with amino-acid sequence MKSIIKPIFTLLLICSALACKKDYLNKVPDDDLTLDQVFANHDYARNFLNNVYTALPQEYRMVDPVVNSNPFVGASDDMEEMYPPAFSNTMNDGSWNPTTNVMKYWELLYVGIRKANLYIENADKVPTDDIYTAADRTKAKGEAIFLRAFYHFLLMRIYGPIPIEDHSVALDFDFRSIRRDPIDKCAAFVVSECDKAAALLPDRITSSVDFGRPAKSVCLALKARVLLYMASPLWNGNPDYANLKNDNGTRLFPDFVASRWQDAATAAKACIDQAESVGHGLYTSATNDPIKNYYEASYLPNTKEIFFAYIEGVNTDHDVYSEPRGMNGVGFTLNGPTQDVVDDYEMANGTQPILGYTEPGHIPIINPASGYTETGFTAAADPKGYYAAGTSNMYVGRDPRFYASIHYSGEIWKPTLRAGGTALDFSFSGPDGYAGRNGGNYTKTGYLVRKAANPDFIMSPRKAVVHSFPFFKLDEQYLNYAEALNEAQGPVADVYKYVNLIRTRSGMPNLPAGLSKDDMRTRIWHERRIELFFEGFRYFDAHRWKIAEQTEGSNVYGLNILAGANRMDPNFYKRTVIEKRVFEKKHYLWPIQQSERDKNPNLVQNFGW; translated from the coding sequence ATGAAATCAATAATAAAACCAATTTTTACTTTACTGCTGATATGCAGTGCGCTAGCATGTAAAAAAGATTATTTGAATAAAGTCCCGGATGATGACCTGACATTGGATCAGGTATTCGCTAATCATGATTATGCCCGGAATTTTTTAAATAACGTTTATACAGCGCTTCCTCAGGAATATCGTATGGTGGACCCCGTAGTCAACTCGAACCCTTTTGTTGGCGCCTCTGATGACATGGAAGAAATGTATCCGCCTGCATTTAGTAATACTATGAATGACGGCTCGTGGAATCCAACTACTAACGTTATGAAATACTGGGAATTGTTATATGTCGGTATTCGTAAAGCAAATTTGTATATCGAAAATGCAGATAAAGTGCCAACTGATGACATTTACACGGCAGCGGATAGGACAAAAGCTAAGGGCGAAGCGATTTTTTTACGTGCTTTTTATCATTTTTTACTGATGAGGATATATGGACCTATTCCTATCGAAGATCATTCTGTGGCGCTTGATTTTGACTTTAGGTCCATTCGCCGTGATCCGATTGATAAATGCGCGGCATTTGTCGTGAGTGAGTGTGATAAAGCAGCTGCTTTATTACCTGACCGTATCACTTCGAGTGTTGATTTTGGCCGTCCGGCTAAATCAGTTTGTTTAGCCTTAAAAGCCCGTGTATTATTATATATGGCCAGCCCGCTTTGGAATGGTAACCCGGATTATGCAAATCTAAAAAATGATAACGGCACCCGCCTGTTCCCCGATTTTGTTGCTTCAAGATGGCAAGATGCGGCAACGGCAGCAAAAGCTTGCATTGATCAGGCTGAATCAGTAGGTCACGGCTTATATACTTCGGCAACAAATGATCCGATTAAGAATTACTATGAAGCCTCTTATTTACCTAACACTAAAGAGATCTTTTTTGCTTACATTGAAGGAGTAAATACCGACCATGATGTATACAGTGAGCCGCGTGGGATGAATGGTGTTGGCTTTACTTTAAATGGCCCAACTCAAGATGTAGTTGATGATTATGAGATGGCAAACGGCACCCAACCCATATTAGGCTATACAGAACCGGGGCATATACCAATTATCAATCCTGCATCTGGTTATACTGAAACAGGATTTACAGCAGCAGCTGATCCCAAAGGTTATTACGCCGCTGGCACCAGTAATATGTACGTGGGGCGCGACCCTCGTTTTTATGCAAGTATTCATTACTCAGGGGAAATATGGAAACCAACGCTGCGCGCTGGTGGAACAGCGCTTGATTTTTCATTTTCGGGTCCTGATGGATATGCCGGACGAAACGGAGGCAATTATACCAAAACAGGGTATTTAGTACGGAAGGCAGCGAATCCAGATTTTATTATGTCTCCACGTAAGGCTGTAGTACACTCCTTCCCGTTTTTTAAATTGGACGAACAATATTTAAATTATGCAGAGGCATTAAATGAAGCACAAGGCCCTGTGGCAGATGTATACAAGTATGTTAACTTGATCAGGACGCGATCTGGTATGCCTAATTTACCAGCAGGGTTGTCAAAAGATGATATGCGCACGCGTATATGGCATGAACGCCGGATAGAGTTATTTTTTGAAGGGTTCCGTTATTTTGATGCCCACCGCTGGAAAATTGCTGAACAAACAGAAGGTAGTAATGTCTATGGTTTAAATATATTGGCTGGTGCAAATCGTATGGATCCTAATTTCTATAAACGTACAGTAATAGAAAAGCGCGTGTTTGAAAAGAAACATTACTTGTGGCCAATTCAGCAAAGTGAAAGAGATAAAAATCCCAACTTGGTTCAAAATTTTGGTTGGTAA
- a CDS encoding Gfo/Idh/MocA family protein has product MERREFIHVGALAAASFTILPSGSLFGADRGKVRLGYIGVGARGMSHIAEGLLRDDVEIVAICDTQERSLKICRERIAKSGKPAAKEYTGGTDAYKSLLERKDIDAVIIATPWQFHHPQAIDAMKAGKYVGCEVIAGLTVQEHWDLVNTSEKTGIPYMTLENVCYRRDVMAALNMVRQGVFGELTHLEGGYQHNLRNVLFNNGKQYYGGGVEFGPKAISEAQWRTQFNIDRDGDLYPTHGVGPVMHYADINAGNRFTNLVSFSSKARGLAAYVEGQSPGHPNAKINYKNGDVVQTMLNCANGETVMITHDTHLPRPYSLGFRVQGTKGLWMDVNQSVYIEGKSKKNDVWDPAQEWFDKYDHPLWKKYEKEASGAGHGGMDWFVFNGFIQSVKEKKQTPIDVYDSVTMSVIGPLSLQSIKEGNKPQEFPDFTKGKWKTRKNTFALDDSGF; this is encoded by the coding sequence GCAAGGGGAATGAGCCACATAGCTGAAGGCCTGTTGCGGGATGATGTAGAGATTGTAGCTATTTGCGATACACAGGAAAGATCATTGAAAATTTGCCGCGAACGTATTGCTAAAAGCGGTAAACCAGCCGCTAAAGAATATACCGGCGGCACTGATGCGTATAAAAGCCTACTGGAACGGAAAGACATTGATGCCGTAATCATTGCTACTCCCTGGCAGTTTCATCATCCGCAAGCTATTGATGCCATGAAAGCGGGTAAATATGTAGGCTGCGAAGTGATTGCCGGCCTAACCGTACAGGAGCATTGGGATTTGGTAAACACATCCGAAAAAACGGGGATACCTTACATGACACTGGAGAATGTATGCTATCGCCGTGATGTAATGGCCGCATTAAATATGGTGCGGCAGGGCGTGTTTGGCGAATTGACACATTTGGAAGGTGGCTATCAACATAACCTGCGTAATGTGTTGTTTAATAATGGCAAGCAGTATTACGGCGGTGGTGTAGAGTTTGGCCCAAAAGCGATAAGCGAGGCCCAATGGCGTACGCAATTCAATATCGACCGCGATGGCGATTTGTACCCTACCCATGGCGTAGGCCCGGTTATGCATTATGCTGATATTAATGCCGGTAACCGCTTTACTAACCTGGTATCTTTCAGCTCGAAGGCACGTGGCCTTGCAGCTTATGTAGAAGGGCAGTCACCAGGTCACCCTAATGCTAAGATCAACTATAAAAATGGTGATGTTGTGCAAACCATGCTTAATTGCGCCAATGGCGAAACAGTAATGATAACGCATGATACGCACCTGCCAAGGCCATATTCTTTGGGTTTTCGCGTGCAGGGCACGAAAGGCCTTTGGATGGATGTAAACCAAAGTGTTTATATTGAAGGTAAATCAAAAAAAAATGACGTTTGGGACCCGGCGCAGGAGTGGTTTGATAAATATGATCATCCCTTGTGGAAGAAATATGAAAAAGAAGCCTCAGGTGCCGGCCACGGCGGAATGGACTGGTTTGTGTTTAACGGCTTTATCCAATCGGTAAAAGAAAAAAAGCAAACACCGATTGATGTGTATGATTCGGTTACCATGAGTGTTATCGGGCCATTGTCGCTACAGTCTATTAAAGAGGGGAACAAACCGCAGGAATTCCCTGACTTTACCAAAGGTAAATGGAAAACACGAAAAAATACTTTTGCGTTAGATGACAGCGGCTTCTGA
- a CDS encoding sulfatase family protein: MKLKIAWCLWCLFAVNSGIFAQNKISGRPNVIIINMDDMGYGDTEPYGMTGIPTPNFNKAAKEGMRFTHFNVAQAVCSPSRAALLTGCYPNRLGLHNALMPWSEIALNPAEETIPSLLKQSGYVTGMLGKWHLGSRPPFLPVHFGFDSFYGIPYSHDIWPVDYDGSPAKPGSPQSKYPPLPIYDGDKIVGYNLTLDDQAKLTGTFTSKAVEFIKANQAKPFFLYLAQPMPHVPLATSARFKGKSEVGLFGDVIMELDWSLGEIMRTLEKYRLTNNTLLIITSDNGPWLRFGDNAGSSGGLREGKGTAWDGGTRVPCIIRWPGRVEAGGVNSHLLTNMDLLPTIMHITKSPMPKNKIDGLDFADMLLGKSDIDVRKVFYYYYDVNSLKAVRYKNWKLVLPHTSQTYAALHGKDGAPGPAPSVNVKTALYDLAHDPGETYDVQILHPDIVQKIMSFVQEARTDLGDDLTHNEGKNRRQPGKPISDK; encoded by the coding sequence GTGAAACTAAAAATAGCCTGGTGCCTTTGGTGCTTGTTTGCCGTAAACTCCGGCATTTTTGCCCAAAACAAAATATCAGGTCGTCCCAATGTTATAATTATTAATATGGATGATATGGGTTATGGCGATACAGAACCTTACGGCATGACGGGTATTCCAACGCCTAACTTTAACAAGGCGGCCAAAGAGGGGATGCGCTTTACCCACTTTAATGTTGCCCAGGCTGTATGCAGCCCATCGAGGGCGGCACTGTTAACAGGTTGTTACCCCAATCGTTTGGGCTTGCATAACGCATTGATGCCATGGTCTGAAATTGCCTTAAATCCGGCCGAAGAAACTATTCCGTCCTTATTGAAGCAATCGGGTTATGTAACCGGCATGTTGGGTAAATGGCACTTAGGTTCCAGGCCGCCTTTTCTGCCTGTTCATTTTGGGTTTGATAGTTTTTACGGTATCCCATACTCGCATGATATTTGGCCGGTGGATTATGATGGTTCGCCAGCTAAGCCTGGCAGTCCGCAAAGTAAATACCCCCCACTGCCTATTTATGATGGCGATAAAATAGTGGGTTATAACCTTACGCTTGATGACCAGGCCAAACTAACAGGCACTTTTACTTCCAAAGCAGTTGAGTTTATAAAAGCCAACCAGGCTAAGCCATTCTTTTTATACCTAGCTCAGCCCATGCCGCACGTACCCCTGGCCACCTCGGCCCGTTTTAAAGGTAAAAGCGAAGTGGGCCTGTTTGGTGATGTAATTATGGAGCTGGATTGGTCGTTAGGTGAAATTATGCGCACATTGGAGAAGTATCGCCTTACAAACAACACGCTGCTAATTATTACCAGTGATAATGGCCCCTGGCTGCGTTTTGGTGATAATGCAGGTTCATCGGGTGGTTTACGTGAGGGTAAAGGTACCGCCTGGGACGGTGGCACGCGCGTACCTTGTATTATCCGCTGGCCAGGCAGGGTAGAAGCTGGAGGTGTTAATAGCCACCTGCTTACTAATATGGACCTGCTACCAACTATTATGCACATTACTAAAAGCCCGATGCCCAAAAACAAGATTGATGGATTAGACTTTGCCGATATGTTATTGGGCAAATCAGACATAGACGTACGAAAGGTATTTTATTATTATTATGATGTAAACAGCTTAAAAGCTGTGAGGTACAAAAACTGGAAGCTAGTATTGCCGCACACTTCACAAACTTATGCGGCCCTCCATGGTAAAGACGGTGCGCCGGGCCCCGCGCCAAGCGTGAATGTAAAAACCGCGCTTTATGATCTGGCACACGATCCGGGCGAAACCTACGATGTGCAAATTCTGCACCCAGATATAGTTCAAAAGATAATGTCCTTTGTGCAGGAGGCCCGGACCGATTTAGGCGATGATTTAACGCACAACGAAGGCAAAAACCGGCGGCAACCCGGCAAACCAATATCCGATAAATGA
- a CDS encoding beta-N-acetylhexosaminidase — MKKITICLTLLLGALLGKAQQNCPIIPKPVTAIKQTGEFVIKRNMGILISAKVLDTAATYLQKELQHLNKLNLAISRKAATSGIKLMLDNTIRGSEGYRLKMTTTSVMISGSTTHGVFNGVISFLQLVTLSKSALAVDCWDITDAPNYAWRGVMLDESRHFMGKEKVKQLLDWMAFYKLNHFHWHLTDEPAWRLEIKRYPKLALIGGMGSTTNKNDPAKYYTQQEVSEIINYAAERHIVVIPEIDMPGHATAANRAYPEYSGGGSPGHPDFTFNPGNMATYTYLANILKETIALFPSGMIHMGGDEVSIGNEKWKTDAGIASLMQQQKLSTLSEVEHYFMKRMADSVYRAHAKLLVWDEMANAGLPVDSTIIFWWRHDKPGQLRLALSKGYPTVVCPRLPFYYDFVQDSTHKNGRKWNNKLYNSLQDVYSFSLTEMNLTQSELNNVLGIQANLWTETVATAKRMDYLLFPRITALAEAAWTAPANKAWPDFMSRLKFNLGLYDKAGLYYYDPFIPVAHPEPIKQAGGR, encoded by the coding sequence ATGAAAAAAATAACTATCTGTCTCACTTTATTGCTGGGCGCATTATTAGGCAAGGCTCAGCAAAATTGCCCCATTATCCCTAAACCTGTTACAGCCATAAAGCAAACCGGTGAATTTGTAATTAAGCGTAACATGGGTATATTAATATCCGCCAAAGTTTTAGATACGGCAGCAACGTATCTGCAAAAGGAACTACAGCACTTGAACAAGTTAAATTTAGCAATAAGCAGAAAGGCTGCCACCTCAGGTATAAAGTTAATGTTAGATAATACCATCAGGGGAAGTGAGGGCTATCGCTTAAAAATGACTACTACAAGCGTAATGATCAGCGGTAGTACTACACATGGTGTATTTAATGGTGTAATCTCTTTTTTACAATTGGTAACCCTTAGCAAATCAGCCCTGGCCGTAGACTGCTGGGATATTACCGATGCGCCTAATTATGCATGGCGGGGAGTAATGCTCGATGAATCGCGGCATTTTATGGGTAAAGAAAAGGTTAAACAACTGCTGGATTGGATGGCCTTTTATAAGTTGAACCATTTTCACTGGCATCTTACCGATGAGCCGGCCTGGCGGTTGGAAATTAAGCGTTACCCCAAATTAGCTTTGATTGGCGGAATGGGCAGCACTACAAATAAAAACGATCCTGCCAAATATTATACACAGCAGGAAGTTTCCGAAATAATCAATTATGCGGCGGAAAGGCACATTGTCGTAATCCCTGAAATTGATATGCCAGGCCATGCCACAGCGGCTAATAGGGCCTACCCTGAATATAGCGGCGGCGGTTCGCCGGGACATCCTGATTTTACCTTTAATCCGGGCAACATGGCAACTTATACCTACCTGGCAAATATCTTAAAAGAAACTATCGCACTTTTCCCTTCAGGAATGATCCATATGGGTGGCGACGAGGTGAGTATTGGTAATGAAAAATGGAAAACCGATGCAGGGATTGCTTCTTTAATGCAACAGCAGAAACTGAGTACACTGTCAGAGGTGGAACATTATTTTATGAAACGGATGGCAGATTCTGTTTATCGGGCGCACGCCAAACTATTAGTTTGGGACGAAATGGCCAACGCAGGTTTACCCGTAGATAGTACTATTATATTTTGGTGGCGTCATGATAAGCCCGGACAGTTAAGACTGGCCTTAAGCAAAGGGTACCCAACAGTAGTTTGCCCGCGTTTGCCTTTTTATTATGATTTTGTACAGGACAGCACCCATAAAAATGGCCGTAAATGGAATAACAAATTATACAACAGTCTGCAGGATGTATATAGTTTCAGTTTAACTGAAATGAATTTAACACAGTCGGAGCTTAATAACGTTTTAGGTATCCAGGCCAACCTGTGGACAGAAACAGTAGCTACCGCAAAACGCATGGATTATTTATTATTTCCCCGCATTACCGCATTGGCCGAGGCCGCTTGGACTGCCCCAGCCAACAAAGCTTGGCCTGATTTTATGAGCCGTCTTAAATTTAATTTAGGGTTATATGATAAGGCGGGTTTGTATTACTATGATCCTTTTATACCTGTGGCACACCCCGAGCCCATCAAACAAGCGGGAGGCAGGTAA